Within Dysosmobacter sp. Marseille-Q4140, the genomic segment CTCTTTGTCTATATGCTGAAGCAAGCACAGCAAAGTTCGCTTTTCAGGTTTCCAGAAACTCCTTGCCGTGAAAAGCTCAAAGAAATCGTTGTGTCTCTTGCAAAAAAGGAAGTTGAAGAGTGTACTGGAACACCACAGGAAGCAAAGCGTTGTGAAAGAGCTGTCGATATTACCAAAGCGCAACCCTTTGACAGCATTGTGGTTCACGGTGTGCATCAGTTTACACCGGTACAGCTCCGGCTTTTACTTGCTATGGAAAAGATGGGGATAACCATCATCTTTTTGTTCAATTATCAGAAGAAGTATTCCAAAATTTATTCCTCCTGGAATGAAATCTATGGTTGCTTCGAAGTTCCCATTCACCATGATACTGCTGTATGTGAATATGAGCTCCCCACAATGCAAAATCCCAGCAATGCCCTGGCCTGCGCAATAGGCGAAATTTGCGAAGATAGAAACGCAGTAGGCGGTCCGTTACTTAGGAAATGGCATAAGCTGTACAAGAGCGTTCAGCTTATGGAATTTGCGAACATTACAGAGTATGCACATTTTGTTTCCAATCACTTTGATGCGGCGATTCAGCGATATTCTGAATCGCGTAGTGTCATGGAGAGAGGCAATGATGTATGGAACAATGCGGCTGTTCTCCGACATTTGGATGAACAAGTATACACTGCAAACAAAGATGTTCACACCTTGCTTAAAATCTACTATCCTGAATACGCCAAAGATCGTCACTTCCTTTCCTACCCTATCGGACAGTTCTTCTCTGCGATTTACCGTTTGTGGGACTATGAGCACAGACAGATCATTTTCGATATCAACGCTATAAAAGAGTGTTTGTCTTCCGACATCCTCAGTGTAGCTCCAGGAGAAGTACTGCTGCGTACCTTCTACAATGTTGCAATTCTCTTTGAAAATGTGACAACATACGAGGAATTTCAAAGCAAGATTATTGAGGGCTATGCCAAAAACTATGATAAGCTGGCGGCAACACCGGGTACGGATACACTTTCCGAACTGAAAAATCTATCCGTTTACAACAAGTACAAGGTTGCAAAAAAAGACTTACTTACGCTCATTCGGGCAATTGAAGAGATCAATGAGATTGCTACATATCTGTTTGCTCTGGACAATTCTCGTGAGGATTTCATCAATTTTGGAAAGCATTTCCGCAACCTCGAAGAGTTTCTCAAACAGCGTGAGTTAGCTCTGGCCAATGAGCAAGAGCGAGCCTTGATTTCGGATCTACAACTGCGCCTCGATAAAATAAAGCCGGAAAACTCTACCTTCTCCGGTACATTTAGAGATTTGCAAGAGGGACTATATTACTATTTGAAGCAGAAGAACGATGAAGATCAAGGCGTAGACTGGATTGTAAAAAACTACGAGCAGATTGACGGCGATATTCTACAGAGCAAACGTCAATTTGAGAAAGAGCAACGTAAAGTTTACCACTTTGCATGTGTATCGGATCGCGACATGAATATGAGTGTCAACGACCAACTCCCGTGGCCTCTCACGGACGAGTTTATTCGTGCTGCTTATTCCCCCATTGATCTACAGTTTCAGGTGTACTACACCGCACTGGGGGAACGTAGCAATTTTCTTAGATATGCTCTGTTTTACGGTCTGTGCTACAATCGCTGTGATGTTCGGCTCAGCTATGTGAGGCAGTATGGTGACGAAACAACGGAACCTTATGCTTTACTGTCCATCTTGGGATTATTACCTAAGGCTGATCTGATTGAACGCGTCAATAAACCTGTTCCATTTTCAATATCCGTTGGACAAGATGTGACCAAGGGCGTTAAATATGACCGATATCAAATGATGGATATGTTTTTATGCCCGTATCGCTTTTTCCTGGACTATGTAATGGAAGATGGCCCGGTTATACAAGGAAATTTCCTGTACCAAAAATATTTTGAGAATCTACTAATTGAAGCAGTTTGGAAGCGAATTGGAAAGCAAAATCGCTCAGATGTGATGAAATTTTTACCCCAAATTTTGGCGCAGGAGACGCAGAAACTCGAACCCTACTTTAAGTTTTGGAAATCAACCGAGATTTTAGACCTTAGAGCAAGAGCAAAGAATTACCTTGTCCATGAAATAATTACAGAAGATCACGGAACAACTGTAAAGCCCTACGATCCTTCCCACATGCAGACGCGAAAACTTTTTGGGACGGCTCTATTTTCTGTTGATATCTCTGAAGTTGAAATAAAAAACCCGTATCATGAATTTGAATCGCTTGCAAGAAGAGACGGCTGGAAAAAGATTTATTCACTCCGCAAGCTGCCAAAACCAGAGAATCAAATGCCGGTCGATATTCTTCGTGGCGAAACCAAAAATTATCTCAATCAGACATTTGGAAAAGGTAAAACAGCGATTCCCTCTGATTGGTGCATTTATTGTGTGCATAGAGGAAATTGCATGGAATCTTTCTTATGTAGCCAAATCAGCATGTCCAGCTCCAGGAATGAACCTCGAAGCAATTGGGAGTCCCATACAAACACCTCTGCCAAAGCTTTGCGGCCTTCCGTTTTGGGATCTTTAACAGTGAATATAGAAGAACCCCTTGTTTTGAAGCCAGTTGCGCATGGGGCGCTGGCTACCGATGCTACCCATGACGAGGCTGAAAATGCTGTTTCTGCATCATCTCCACCCGCCATTCCTGATCCTACGGTCGAGAATACACCTTCCGAAGGCAAAGTTGCGCCAAATGAGTGGGGTAATTTTGAGCAAATACTAAAGACCATTCAAGAAATGGTAGAAGGAAACCGCCAGGAAATACAAAGTCTTAAAGGTGAGCTTACCTCGAGAAAAAGCCGCCGTGAGGATACCACTCGCATTGAGGCTCGCTTGGCAGAGGAAGAACGTAGAAGTCAGGAGCTTCTGGACAAGCTTACAGAAACAGAGGATCGACTGGCCACAACAGAGGCCCAGAACCGCGACCTCTCTCATACTGTCAAAACCCAGGATGCACTACTGGAGAGGAAACGAGCACTTGAATTCACAGAGGATGAACTGGAAGAGTTACACAGGTATTCTACAATCATTGTGTTTGACACATGCTCGATTATGAATTATCCGAACCTACTCGACGGTGTAAATGATGGTGAGCTTGTTGTAGTTCCTAAGGATGTAAACAATGAACTCGAACACCATAAGACCCGTTTCGGCGCGGATGAGCGAAAAATCAAAGCGCAGCGGGCTATATCAGCAATCTTTAACTACAAGCGGCATTTCCCGCTTACTTATGCTGAAGGTTTGACTGATTTGGTGCCCAATGTTTACCGTGCAGATACCGGAGAGAAGGAACAAAACGACAATATGATTTTATCTGTGGCCCTCCGATATAAGTACTATACGGATATTCCTGTCATTTTTATTACCGATGATAGAAGCCTTTCCAATAAGGCATCCGGTGAGGGGCTTGAGGTATGGACAGCAAAGGACTTCCTCACTCCACCCGAATCCTCGTTTGAGGATGTGCCTCAGGCGGTTGTGAGCGCAGAGACAGTAGTAGGTACTGAGCCAGCTGAGAGCAGCGAAGCAACACAAATCACAGCAGAGAAAACAAGTGCGGTTGCAGAAGCTGAGAGACGGGCAAAAGCACAGGAAGAATACCTTGCCCAAAAAATTAGTCTGAAGGTACTTCACTTAGAGGCAAGCCAGATTTCTGTTTTACAGAACAATGGAATTAGAACGCTTGCTGATTTTATGGCCCAGACCGAGAGCAGTTTTGCGAGCCTGAAAGTCAAGAAAGGTGTTCCTTTTACTGCAAGATTTCTAAAAGAACAAGAGCGTATCAAGCGTAAACTCGAAAATCTATAATACCGCAAGAGGCTACAGTGCAGCATTAGTTTCTTGCTTAAGCTGAGAAAGGAGAGCTGCGTATGTTGGTAGGATGTTATTATCGCTGTCCTATCGTCGTTGAAGAAGGTGACAGAGATCATCCCAGGTTTTATGTCCTTGCTCAGCTTGTCGAGTACAACGAAATTGCCGATGCAGTCAAGGTCGAAATGCACGATCTATTGGGCAGCAGGCAGTACTATGGGGATTTATTTCAGCACAATGTGTTCTTTTCTCGAGCGGTGACTCGTTGCGAAGCCTGTCCGGGTGGTGCTGTTGAAGGGTGTTGGGGGCGAGGCACAATTGTGTCTCGCGCCTCTGAACCCTATTCTGAGGACGAACCCTATTGGTATTGGATTAAACTGCCAAATGGACAGCATGTCAAGGAGTGCGAAACGGAACTCAAGTTTGATTATTCGCAGATGAATTTCGCGCCTGATAAGCAGCTCCGGGCCTATGAGTTCCAGCACCCCACTTGGTTCATCAATCATCTCAAGGTAAGCAAAAACCTTCACCTTGTGAATAACGCTACCTATGGTTTCCATGTACTTGCCGGGTGCCGAGCTTTTCTGCTTCCGCACCAGATAAGCACAGTGGCCCGTTGCTTTGAAACCACACCTGTCCGTTATATGCTGGCGGATGAGGTCGGCTTGGGCAAGACAGTCGAGGCGTGTTCTATTCTCAGTATACTGGCCAGTGAAAAGAAGGATCTCCGAGTACTTATCATTGTCCCCGGAGCATTAGCGAGCCAGTGGAAAAACGAGTTGCACTACAAATATGGTCTTAATGCGTCTGTTGCCTCGCCTCGTGCCCAGATTTGTCTGCTCCCTATGGAGGATATCGGTAAATCTTTGTTGACTCTTTCTATGCCCTGGGATCTTGCTATTGTAGACGAAACACATAGACTTCTTGCCAACGATACTTGGTACAGCCAAGTGCAGAATCTCAGCAGGAAAGTAACACATATTCTGCTTTTGTCTGCAACCCCTATACAGGACAGAAATGAAGAGTATCGCCGTTTGCTTGCGCTACTCAATCCAGAGCAATATGAGACCATGTCTGCTGAACGCTTTTCCTGGATGGTAAAGCGCCAAAAACGTATCCAAAAGTCTGCTAATCTTCTTTTGGGATATCTGGAACGCTATGACGAGTATACAGAAATCGTCTTAGATGATTTGAATAGCATTGTGGAAACACTTGAAGATGCAGCCCTGGAGAAGATGGTTAAGGATATTGACCTCAGTACAGAAGATCAAGGACTTTCCACGGTCAAGCAAGCTTTGGCGTATATTTGTGAGAATTACAGAATTGAGCGAAGAGTAATCCGTAATCGTCGGCAGTTAATTTCTGAAAAAATGGCTCGACGGACCTTGTGTGCTATCCCGTACTCACCGCTGTCTCTTAACGAAAGCTATAATGAAATAGGGGCAATCCAAAATACGCTCGCCTATCTTGCTGATAACGGTAAAGATGATGAAGAATATGTGACCCAAACTGCAATTCCTCTTCTTTCTGCGTTGTTCAGCAGCCCGTGGGCTTTTGAAGATGCCCTCCATAAGCTCCAAATTGATGATGGGATATTGTTGGACAGCGCAGCTGCGTGGAGACGCCAAGCGGAGAATGAGCATAGTTTGGTGAATGTTGCTCTTGATGAAGATCCTGATCTTATCAAAGGCCGCTTAATGACTGCCATGAACTACATTGACCAGGAGACAGATATCTTGGACGATGAAACCTGCAAACTGGTCGTATTTACAGCGCATAACGCTACACTTGTTCAATTTCTGAAATTGTTCAACACGCGATATGCCGATATGGGGATTCATGCGGTGGCATTTGGCAAACACATGGATCGAGATGAGCTTGAAGACAGCGTATATGCCTTTCAAAATAATCCTGCGTGTCGGGTAATCATCTGTGACGAAACCGGTGGTGAAGGCCGAAACTTCCAGAACGCCTCCCAGATTATCCATCTTGATTTGCCGTGGAATGCCAATGCGCTTGAACAGCGTATTGGCCGCTTAGACCGGTTGGGGCGTGACCCCAACATGGATGTTTTGTCTGTTGTACTTTATGCAGATACTTCTGTCGAGGAGCAGCTCTTCCGCATTTGGAAAGACGGCATGAAGCTGTTTGAGCAGTCTCTGAGTGGCCTTGAAATCATCACCGGGGAACTAAACGAACTGATTGTTGATGCTCTGCTGGATGATTACTATACCGGTCTTACCAATGCGTTTGATGATATTCTGGACCAGGCAGAAGAAATGCGGGAAAGCGTTGAGGACGAGCAGGATTTTGACCTTGGAGCCACTTTGTATCGTCCCTTGTCCCAGGGGATTGATAATGTTCTCGGTATCTACGCATCGGAAGATGACAATCTCTTTGCCACAGCCATGATGGGCTGGGGAAAACAGGCTGGTCTTTCCCCGGAAAAGCCTACCAGTTCTGGCTTGATTGAGTTCAGAGAAAGTACTTTCAGCGTAAATGCAGCCAGGCAGTCTCTTTTCATTCCTCCCGTGTGGGATAAATATACCAATTCCTCCATTATGAGAAGAGAAGGCAGGCTTCTTGGTTCCTTTGACCGCCGGACTGCTGCAACCCGAGAGGATATTCTTTTCTTTGCACCGGGAGACCCTGTTTACGATTCTATCATCTCAAATGCAGTGGGCTGTAACAGAGGCAGATGCACTGGTATCGAAACGGTTGCAGCATACAACTATGATGGCCTTGTATTCATCTACAATATCGCACCAAAACTTGATGAGTTGCTTGAAAATGGGATGACCCTACAAACATTGGCGCAATATAGAATGTATCTCCCACTCAAACAGATTATTGTTACTGTTCCCTTAACAGCCCGAAGCAAAGAAGTTCCCGAAAAGGAGATAATCAATACTCTGCTTGCTCTGCGCCCCAATAGCGTCAACCACCTTGGGCGGCGTGGCGGCAGCAAAATGTCAATTTCGCCTTTGGAGCACTTTATCAGTCGAACCCCTCCCAGTACATGGGAACCTCTGGTTGATAAAGCTTCTGCAACAGCCTACAAACGGGCCTGTGCCAGACTTGAAAAGCGCTCTGATTTTGAAGCTGCTGAGAAAGAAATGCAGCGCGTTTTGAATGGTTATAGAGCAGAATGTATCTACTTTGAACGAGATATGTCCGGCGTTGATGAAAGAGCACATCTGTTTGACATGACACTTCGGGCGCTCAAAAATGCAAAACCGGAGTTAGATGCAGCCTGTTTCTTGAGGGTGAGAAGTAATGGATAGTAAAGAAGTATTACAGCAATACATAGTGGGAGCCATGAAGTCCCAAAGTGCCATTGCGGAATTAGAGAAAAAGCTTGTCGATACATCTGATTTTTTGAAAATGCAGGAGGCAGCAAGATCACGCTATGTAATTGGATTTATCCGACGCGTCGTTCAGTTCAAACGAGAAGAAGCATCAGCAAAGGATATATGCCTAAATATTCGTGACCTTATCTTAATTCTTGGTCGTGTGAAGCTTACTGAAAAACTTTATACGGTTGTAAAAGAGTACGGTACAGAGTTCGATCTTGTGTGTGAAAATGACCTGCAAGTGTCTTGTTTACACCATATTCCAGAATGGCTTGAACCTCATCAATACATCAAGGATGTGTACGCCCTTCGCCATGACAATGGTATTGAGCTTGAAACTGAATCTTCCGGTGATGCGATACTGGCAACACATACTGGCTTTAACGCCTATAAAAGCTTTGAACAAAAGGTAGCCGTTCATACAGCTTTGAATTTACCCAATGGCCATACACTTCTTATTTCGCTACCTACTGGCGGTGGCAAGAGCTTGGTTACGCAGCTGTTGGCAAGTTCTTCTGACGGGTTAACTGTTGTAATTGTGCCCACTGTGGCCTTGGCATTAGATCAGTATTATGCAGCCCAGCAAAACTTGACAAATGGCACCGAGATTTATTGTTATCGAGGCGAACAATCTGAAATTGAAAGAGTTGAGATTATCAAAGCTCTGAAAGATAAAAAGGCACGTATGCTGTTTACTTCTCCAGAGGCAATTTTGAAGAACTCAGAGCTTCACCGCATATTGGACAATGCAGCAAAAAGTCACTATTTGACCAATGTTGTGGTTGATGAAGCCCATGTTGTTCCAGATTGGGGCGTGTTTTTTAGACCTGACTTTCAGATTTTTTCTATTCTTCTGAAGAAGTGGAAATATGAATCGGAAGGGTTCATCCGTACATTTCTGCTTTCGGCCACGCTGTCTGATGATGTAGTTGACACCTTGTTTGCACTGTTTGGTTCAGACGGTAAAAATGCTCAGGTTCGTTGTGATGCACTTCGCCAGGAGCCACGATTCTATTTCCACTCTGCAAAGTCTCGAAAAGAACAAATTGATAAGACTATCGAGGCCATCAAATTGCTTCCAAAGCCGATGGTTGTCTATGTGCTTGAACCAAGAGAAGCTAAGGAACTGCAAAAAAAGCTTTGTGAATTTGGATACAAAAATATCCCCGTTTTCACCGGAGAAACCAAGGAAATAGACCGAAACACTATATTAACCGGCTGGAAAAATCACGACTTTGATGTTGTGATTGCTACCTCTGCCTTTGGTATTGGTGTTGACAAACCTGATGTCAGAACGATCATCCATGCTTGCTGTCCTGAAAATCTGAGCAGATTTTACCAGGAGGTAGGTCGTGGTGGTCGTGATAGGCTTCCATCGCTTAGCCTGTTTATTCCTTATCAGAGCAGATACGATAGCGACGGTGATGTGCGTCGGGCGCTGGGCCTTGTCAGCAAAAGAGTTCTCACCGTTGACCGCGCGGTTATCCGCTGGAAGGGGATGCTTTCTAACCCTGCAGCAATGATTGATTTTGATGAATGTGTTTTGAACACTTCTGCCACACCTTCCACGATGACAGACGAGGAGGCCGAGTATGCAGGAAACAGAAATGTTGCATGGAATGTAAACTTACTGCTGTTTCTGCATCGCACCGGATTTATTGACCTTCTTGATGCAAACTATGTATTCGACAAAAAATCGAATCCACCAAAAAAATACTATACGGTCACGATTAAGCTACTACAACCGAATATCCTCAGCGATGATGACATTCTCACAGCCGCACTGATAGAACCCCGCGCCAGAGAATATGAAGCACAAATGGTTGGATATAGAATCATGAGTGAACTTGTATCCTCTCCCAAAGCATTGTGTTGGGGGCGTGTTTTCAGACACCTTTTCCCGCTTTCTCGGGAAGTATGCAATGGCTGTCCAGCAGATCCTGAAGGCCGCATCACAAGTGATGATACTTACAAGTTGCGAACCGATCCCGAGATTAAGCTTCCAGCTGCACCTCCGGCTCCACGCTTGGGGCGAAACATGGGGTCCTTTAATGAAATGATTATCAGCAGACCATCAACAGGACCTTGCAGCACTGAAGAAGTTGCTGTGATTGCAGCAAAGGCTTCTCAAAACAATATTGGTGCATTTGTTGTTCCAAGCCGTCTGGCCGATGAGATTGTTTACAATGGCATTCTCTTGAATTACGAAGAGTTCTATTATGCGGTTGTCCATTGCCCCTATCTCTTCGCTAAAGGTGTTGTCTGTATTTTTGACGGCGACACCGCCACAAACTTTACTCTGTACAAGAACCTTGGAAAACTGGATGCCTTTGGCTATCGTAAGATACTCTACTGTAACGAGAACACCATCGTTGCCAATGGTGGTAAAACGATAAGAGAGTATAGCGACGGTTATCCTATTCCGATTCAAAAATTCTAAAGGAGGTATTCGTATGTTCAAAGTCAATCCAGACGGCATGCGAATGGAGCCGACACCGGAGCGAGTTCTCTCTGTTTGCCGCTTGGTTTCCCATAAAAGCATGAGCCGTGATGAAGTGCGTCAGTGCATGACATTGGGTATCAATGATGAAAAAGAACTCGATCAAATCAACAAGTCAATCAATGTGGCCCTCGAAGAACTTGCCCTCATCAAAGCTGATGCTGACAATCTGGTCTTAGCTGTTGATCCCAGTATAATCGCTTCATCCAAGGCTTTTCGGCGGTATGTGAGTGCTCGGGTCTTCTCTGCAAAAGACACCACATTTCACATGTTCACCAAATGGCTGATTGCTCAAAATGAGCGAATCTTTGCGCTGAAATCTTGGGAAGGTATGGCTAAGACCTGTGCTTCCGAAGTGAAAGAGCTGGCTGCACTGAATGAAAACGCTGTCCTGGGATGGCGCTTTTGGGCTGCTTTTTTAGGGCTGGGCTATTTGAGCGGAACAATGATAATCCCCAATATGAAGCTGCGGTTAGAAGATATATTGGCAACTACATATACAGAAAAATTCAAATATAATGAGACTGTTCTTGCCCAGGACTTCATACTTTGGCTGAGCACAAAAATACCCGAAGTTGAGATTGGCAGTAATCTTCCCTTGGCGCTTTCTGCCGGCCTTCGCACACTGCATGAAATTGGTCTCATTAAACTTGAAACATGGTCTGACTCCACTCCGATCATGCTTTACTATGTAGACGGTGATCCTATCAATGGTTTCACACACATTTCGGTGAAGGAGGCGATGGATTCATGAAATGGGAACAGTATCGTTCTGTAATGGAAAAGTATGCGATTAAAACAGATGATATGGCCACCGAAGATGCCTATTTCATGTCTACTCACATGCCGTTCTCGTCTCTTGAGCTTTTCCGTGGTGGCTATTATGAAGAGGGGAAAATGCCTGCCCCTACAAAGTTGATGAGCGAAGATGAGGTTTTCGAGCAGCTGATCTACAACCCTGACAATGAGCATCGTATGGTCATTGTCCGAGGCAATCACGGCACTGGTAAATCTCATCTTATCCGCTATCTAAAAGGCAAGTTTGAAAGAAGCCCCTCTACTATATACAATCCTGCAACGGAGCAGTTGGTTTTCCTGCGTCGTTTGAATAACTCTGTCCGTGGCGCTTTTTCTCAGTTGTTGGAACAGGGAGCCATTAAAGACCCTGATGTTGCGGAGAAGCTCCGTAAGTTTGTGGCCTCTTCCGATTCCAAAGATGAAGATTCTTTCAAGACAGAGATTCTGTATGCCTATATTGCAGCTGTGCGAAACGATATGTCCGGAGAAACCTACAAAGCGGTCAAGTGCCGTGACATTGCCAGCTACCTTGCCGACAGCCGTGTAAGCGAACATCTATTGCGTGAAGGTGGCGCAATATCCAGATGCTATAATGTCATCACGGCTCCGAGCAATCAGATTCTTCAAGACACCACAATTTTTACAGAAGAAGATTTTAATGTATCTAAAATCATCCGAGCTGTAATGAAACAGGGCGATCCCCAAGCGTCCCTTTTTGCGGCCTCTTTGAAAGGCGATGACTTTGAGATTACCAAACTCATCAACTATCTTAACAGGTTTACGAGAGAGGTCATTCAGCGTTGTGCAGACATTTCCAGTGAAAATGCGGAAACGATTTTTGCTCAGCTGAGACGAGATTTGAAAAAGCAAGGCAAAAACCTAACGATCTTTATCGAAGACTTCACCGGCTTCACTGGAATTGACCAGGAACTCATTACGGCGCTTTCTTATGAGCATGGCGGCGATTACGCAGATCTGTGTCGTGTTACTTCGGTAATCGGCATCACCAACGACTATTATTATGCGTTTCGAGGCAATTTCAAAGACCGTGTAACACACCAAATTGAGGTCACAGAACGTTCCTATGGAACTGACGAGTTTATCATTCAGATGGCTGGCCGGTATTTGAACGCAATTTACTGTGACCCCACACAACTCCATCATTGGACTGACTCCGGTGCAGATTTGAGTGAACTGCCAATCAGTGATTTCAC encodes:
- a CDS encoding ATP-dependent DNA helicase RecQ, which encodes MDSKEVLQQYIVGAMKSQSAIAELEKKLVDTSDFLKMQEAARSRYVIGFIRRVVQFKREEASAKDICLNIRDLILILGRVKLTEKLYTVVKEYGTEFDLVCENDLQVSCLHHIPEWLEPHQYIKDVYALRHDNGIELETESSGDAILATHTGFNAYKSFEQKVAVHTALNLPNGHTLLISLPTGGGKSLVTQLLASSSDGLTVVIVPTVALALDQYYAAQQNLTNGTEIYCYRGEQSEIERVEIIKALKDKKARMLFTSPEAILKNSELHRILDNAAKSHYLTNVVVDEAHVVPDWGVFFRPDFQIFSILLKKWKYESEGFIRTFLLSATLSDDVVDTLFALFGSDGKNAQVRCDALRQEPRFYFHSAKSRKEQIDKTIEAIKLLPKPMVVYVLEPREAKELQKKLCEFGYKNIPVFTGETKEIDRNTILTGWKNHDFDVVIATSAFGIGVDKPDVRTIIHACCPENLSRFYQEVGRGGRDRLPSLSLFIPYQSRYDSDGDVRRALGLVSKRVLTVDRAVIRWKGMLSNPAAMIDFDECVLNTSATPSTMTDEEAEYAGNRNVAWNVNLLLFLHRTGFIDLLDANYVFDKKSNPPKKYYTVTIKLLQPNILSDDDILTAALIEPRAREYEAQMVGYRIMSELVSSPKALCWGRVFRHLFPLSREVCNGCPADPEGRITSDDTYKLRTDPEIKLPAAPPAPRLGRNMGSFNEMIISRPSTGPCSTEEVAVIAAKASQNNIGAFVVPSRLADEIVYNGILLNYEEFYYAVVHCPYLFAKGVVCIFDGDTATNFTLYKNLGKLDAFGYRKILYCNENTIVANGGKTIREYSDGYPIPIQKF